From Brassica oleracea var. oleracea cultivar TO1000 chromosome C3, BOL, whole genome shotgun sequence, a single genomic window includes:
- the LOC106328545 gene encoding peroxisomal membrane protein 11B, producing MSLDTVDKLVVFLAKRDGIDKLVKTFQYVAKLACWHVEATRPDAAERFKKWEVASGLSRKAFRTGRSLTGFNAMRRNPGATPVIRFLAVLANSGEMVYFFFDHFLWLSRIGTLDPKIAKKMSFISAFGESFGYVFFIIIDCIFIRQRLRSLKRLRTNDEPKEEVGGKVSEIQGDIVMRLMGISANVADLIIALAEIQPNPFCNHTVTLGISGLVSAWAGWYRNWPS from the exons ATGTCTTTGGACACGGTGGACAAGCTGGTAGTGTTCTTGGCTAAGAGAGATGGAATAGACAAGCTTGTGAAAACATTCCAATACGTGGCCAAGCTCGCGTGCTGGCACGTTGAAGCTACAAGACCCGACGCGGCCGAGAGGTTCAAGAAATGGGAGGTCGCGTCCGGTCTCAGCCGCAAAGCCTTCAG GACCGGGAGGTCTCTAACGGGTTTCAATGCCATGAGACGAAACCCTGGTGCAACCCCTGTGATCCGTTTCTTGGCGGTCCTAGCCAATTCAGGAGAGATGGTTTATTTCTTCTTCGATCATTTTCTTTGGTTATCAAGAATCGGTACACTAGACCCCAAGATCGCCAAGAAAATGAGTTTCATCTCAGCTTTTGGTGAATCTTTTGGTTACGTCTTCTTTATCATCATCGATTGCATTTTCATAAGGCAGAGACTCAGATCCTTGAAAAGACTCCGGACCAACGATGAACCCAAAGAAGAAGTCGGCGGGAAAGTTAGCGAGATTCAAGGAGATATAGTGATGAGATTGATGGGAATTTCAGCTAACGTTGCGGATTTGATTATCGCACTGGCGGAAATTCAACCTAATCCGTTTTGTAACCACACGGTTACACTTGGTATAAGCGGTTTAGTATCGGCTTGGGCCGGTTGGTATAGGAATTGGCCATCGTGA
- the LOC106336371 gene encoding probable aquaporin TIP5-1 produces the protein MRRMIPTTFSSKFQGAVSMNALRCYVSEFISTFFFVLAAVGSVMASRKLTAGDVTGPFSVLIPAIANAFALSSSVYISWNVSGGHVNPAVTFGMAVAGRISVPTAMFYWTSQMIASVMACLVLKVTVIEQHVPIYKIAGEMTGFGASVLEGVLAFVLVYTVFTANDPRRGLPLAVGPIFIGFVAGANVLAAGPFSGGAMNPACAFGSAMIYGSFKNQAVYWVGPLLGGATAALVYDNMVVVTAAEDDRGSSTGDATGV, from the exons ATGAGAAGAATGATTCCAACAACGTTTTCAAGTAAGTTTCAAGGAGCAGTGAGTATGAATGCGTTGAGATGTTACGTTTCTGAGTTTATCTCAACCTTCTTCTTCGTCCTGGCAGCCGTTGGATCCGTCATGGCTTCAA GGAAACTGACGGCGGGTGATGTTACGGGTCCGTTTAGTGTATTAATACCGGCGATTGCAAATGCGTTTGCATTATCATCTTCAGTTTACATCTCTTGGAACGTCTCTGGTGGCCATGTGAATCCAGCGGTTACGTTTGGAATGGCGGTTGCTGGTCGGATTAGCGTCCCAACCGCTATGTTCTACTGGACTTCACAGATGATTGCCTCTGTTATGGCATGCCTTGTCCTTAAAGTAACCGTCATTGAACAG CACGTACCGATCTATAAGATTGCCGGGGAAATGACGGGATTTGGAGCATCGGTTCTCGAGGGTGTTTTAGCGTTCGTCCTTGTCTACACCGTGTTCACGGCTAACGACCCCAGACGTGGCTTACCTTTAGCCGTGGGACCGATATTCATAGGGTTTGTTGCGGGCGCCAATGTTTTAGCCGCTGGTCCATTCTCTGGAGGAGCCATGAATCCAGCATGTGCCTTTGGGTCGGCTATGATTTATGGAAGCTTCAAGAACCAAGCCGTCTATTGGGTCGGGCCTTTGCTCGGAGGAGCCACCGCTGCGCTAGTGTATGACAACATGGTGGTGGTTACGGCAGCTGAAGATGACCGTGGTTCATCCACGGGAGACGCCACTGGTGTGTGA